From Cannabis sativa cultivar Pink pepper isolate KNU-18-1 chromosome 8, ASM2916894v1, whole genome shotgun sequence, a single genomic window includes:
- the LOC115698087 gene encoding staphylococcal-like nuclease CAN1, protein MTKQNENFIINSLPVKEEDILDGDTLLIYIDSKKSINIPNYYNKTKYRTYISHKLNITIRAQSLKIRLKGIDAPEHGMPFSEEPKNKLKKLVIGKCLKIITYGIDNFIKSGQNRIVGDIYCNGIFVQEILLKEGYVWHHPLEDRKKFDT, encoded by the exons ATGACAAAgcaaaatgaaaattttattataaattcacTTCCTGTGAAAGAAGAAGACATTTTGGATGGTGATACGCTGTTGATATACATTGATTCGAAAAAATCAATTAACATACCAAACTATTACAACAAAACCAAGTATAGAACTTATATTTCTCACAAACTTAATATCACTATCAGAGCTCAAAGTCTTAAAATTCGTTTAAA agggATAGATGCACCTGAACACGGCATGCCATTTTCAGAGGAgcccaaaaataaactaaaaaaattggtAATAGGAAAATGCTTGAAGATTATAACATATGGAATtgacaattttattaaatccgGTCAAAACCGTATCGTTGGAGATATATACTGCAATGGTATTTTTGTACAG gaaatattattgaaagaaggatACGTATGGCACCACCCACTTGAAGATAGGAAGAAATTTGATACG